The genome window ATGTTGTTCTAGGGGCAGATTTGACCCTTTTAGAAAAGTTTAACTTACACCTGAGTGGTGATGAGTTTAGTCGACTCTTTCCACAATGATCAGTCCTGTGAAAAAAGGGAGAGATTTGTGTGAATGggagacactaacacatgcacacatatacaactggtgtaatgtactgtatctgtACAAGTATATAATCTATTCTACTTCAGAGTTTGCAGTTTCCACTGTGGATCATCTAGTCCATCACGCAGCAACTTCAgtcctgagtctcctggatgGTTGAAGCTCATGTCCAGCTCTCTCAAgtgggaggggttggacttcagAGCTGAAGCCAAATCAGCACAGCCTTTCTCTGTGACCCGACAGCCTGACAggctgcaaacacaaacacaaagcttAATTTTTGATTGACACCCTTATTAGTCAATCATTTTGACGCAAGCTTCATTAACTGTTAAATTGAGTGGTTTACAGGCTTAGCTCACTATATTGTCTTATGCTACATATTGATATCCTTTAAACTAAACAGAAAACGGACTCCTAAGGTGGTAAGATAACTTCACTGGTGAAAAACGTCAATGATTATAAACAATTAATCTATTTAAAAGTTAATCTGTCAACAAATACTGACCATAGTCTTTCCAGTTTACAGTGTGGACTTCTAAGTCCATATGAGAGCCCCTTCACTCCTGTGTCCTGCAGCTcattgttactcaggtccagctctttCAGAGAGTTCTTGGAGGTGAGAACTGAGGCCAGAGCTGTATCGATTTTAGATGAGAGCTTACAGCCACTTAATCTGAAGAAGAAACATTAGTTGTGAAGCGTTTCCTTGTTTTCTACAACatcattttaacacattttatgcTTCCATGTATCTGTAAACTTACATGGCTGTTTTGGATGCTTTGACTACTGGCAGCAACTTCAGAAAACCCTCCTCGGAAGCAGAgaatttcttcaggtcaaacacgtctagatctttttgtgatgacagtaagatgaagacaAGCGCTGACCACTGAGAACGAGAGAGCTTGTTTTCAAAGGAACTTCCTGATCTCAGGTACTGTTGGATCTCCTTCTCTAGAGAATGGTCATTCAGctcattcagacagtggaacagattgatgctCTTCTCTGGAGAAGGATTGTCCCTGATCTTCTCTTTGATGTACTGCACTAGCATCTCTTTGACCTCTTGTTTACGTGATGTTGTTTTCAGCAGGCCTCGTAGGAGAGTCTGATTGATCTCCAGTGAAAGGCCAAGGAGGAAACGGACAAACAAGTCTAGGTGTCCATTTGGACTCGCTAAAGCCTTGTCCACTGCACTTTGGAAGAGGTGTTTAAAATTTGAGtgcccttttcttctttttctcagtTTATCAACACCAGTGTTGATGAACGTCAGATAGACATAGAGTGCAGCCAGAAACTCTTGAACGCTCAGATGGACAAAGCAGAACACCTTCTCCTCGTTCAGCCCATGCACATCTTTGTAGATCTCTGTGAAAAGTCCTGAGTAGACAGAGGCAGCTGTTAGGTCAATGCCACACTCTTTCAGGTCCGCTTCATTGAAGGTCAGATTTCCTTTCTCCAGAtgctcaaaagccagttttccgAGAGTGAGAATGGTCTTCTTGGTCTCTGAGTTCCAGACTGGATCTGTTGCTGCACTTCTGTGATACTTTACATTCCCCTGTTTAGTCAGAACCAAcaggaagtggatgtacatctcagtcaaGGTCTTGGGCAGCTCTTCTCTCTCAGTAGTTTTCAACACATGGTCCAGAACTGTTGAAGtaatccagcagaagactggaaTGCGGCACATGCTGTGGAGGCTTCGTGATGCCTcgatgtgggagatgattcttTTGGCCTGTTCTTCATCGCTGTATCTCCTcctgaagtactcctccttctgcAGGTCCCTGAACCCTCCcacctctgtcaccatgtcaacataCTCAGGAGGGATCTGactggctgctgcaggtcgtgtggttatccaTAGGCGAGCAGACGGAAGCAGTTTACCTCTAATGAGGTTGGTCAGCAGTACTTCGACTGAAGTTGACTCTGTTACATCAGTCACGATCTCAGTTGTGTGAAAGTCCAGAGGAAGTCGACACTCGTCCAGACCGTCGAAGATGAACACAACCTGGAAGTTTTCAAACCTGCAgattcctgcttctttggtttcgGTAAAGACGTGATGAAGAAGTTCCACCAAGCTGTACTTTTTTGCTTTCAGCAAATTGAGCTCTCGGAAAGTGAATGGAAAGATAAAGTGTAAACTGTGGTGGGATTTATCTTCAGCCCAGTCCAGGATGTACTTCTGcgttaagactgttttcccaaTGCCAGCCACTCCCTTTGTCACTAGAGTTCTGACTGGTTCATCTCGTCCAAGTATCGGTTTAAATAAATCCTCACTTATGATTGTTGTTTCTGAACCAGATTGTTGTTTCGGCTTTTGGGATGCTGCTTCTATCTGTCTGAACTCATGTTGTTCATTGGCTTCTCCACTCTCATCCTGTTTTATTTGGAGTTCCATGTAGATCCGATTCAGAAGTTTTGGGTTTCCTGCTCTGGCCATCCCCTCAAACAAAGACTGAAATGTGTTCTTCATTTTAGACTTGAGTTTACGTTGGCAAATCGCAGCAAGAGTTTCTGATAAAGTAACAGATAACATCAGTCAATGGATGTAAATGCATATATGTTTCTCAACTCTTTGGTTTTCCTTATAACAAATTACAGTAATTTGAAAAATATGCTTCATGAAACCCACATTATTCCAGAATCCAATCCCATATCTACAACTTTACATTTTGAACAACTTGTTTAGACATCTGGCTAATGTTTACATTCCGATTACATAGATCTAatagaacattttaatttttccatTAAGCTTATGTTATTCATAAATA of Etheostoma spectabile isolate EspeVRDwgs_2016 chromosome 1, UIUC_Espe_1.0, whole genome shotgun sequence contains these proteins:
- the LOC116688033 gene encoding protein NLRC3, producing MDVSAEREDAVSASKVTLSEQHDSQTRDKSPVKQKRPPDKDVPSCVSMSGQLSVRSKEEPIEFQNGDPFDNQIQVKQERPDSPGPNCLSIKSGRSIGEPIGFMNEPIVKTRAHRKRSEVLSNRPVQKHQPDLDSIFMVLEENIVTFVKNELKKCKKVLESSECLERLNEDDEVMEGEKEEQRSSNRDAFMTLTLNFLKNMKQEQLADSLQSKTLAAICQRKLKSKMKNTFQSLFEGMARAGNPKLLNRIYMELQIKQDESGEANEQHEFRQIEAASQKPKQQSGSETTIISEDLFKPILGRDEPVRTLVTKGVAGIGKTVLTQKYILDWAEDKSHHSLHFIFPFTFRELNLLKAKKYSLVELLHHVFTETKEAGICRFENFQVVFIFDGLDECRLPLDFHTTEIVTDVTESTSVEVLLTNLIRGKLLPSARLWITTRPAAASQIPPEYVDMVTEVGGFRDLQKEEYFRRRYSDEEQAKRIISHIEASRSLHSMCRIPVFCWITSTVLDHVLKTTEREELPKTLTEMYIHFLLVLTKQGNVKYHRSAATDPVWNSETKKTILTLGKLAFEHLEKGNLTFNEADLKECGIDLTAASVYSGLFTEIYKDVHGLNEEKVFCFVHLSVQEFLAALYVYLTFINTGVDKLRKRRKGHSNFKHLFQSAVDKALASPNGHLDLFVRFLLGLSLEINQTLLRGLLKTTSRKQEVKEMLVQYIKEKIRDNPSPEKSINLFHCLNELNDHSLEKEIQQYLRSGSSFENKLSRSQWSALVFILLSSQKDLDVFDLKKFSASEEGFLKLLPVVKASKTAILSGCKLSSKIDTALASVLTSKNSLKELDLSNNELQDTGVKGLSYGLRSPHCKLERLCLSGCRVTEKGCADLASALKSNPSHLRELDMSFNHPGDSGLKLLRDGLDDPQWKLQTLKTDHCGKSRLNSSPLRYFCELSLDPNTAHQNLLVSDDNRHVMVVKEKQPYPDHPDRFDSWKQLLCREGLNGRCYWEVHCKGTVCVGVTYRDVNRRGDGDVCCFGWNNQSWSLLCTTEGYTALHNNTTTDIATLPPSDSYRVAVYLDWAAGTVSFYCLPSIVSSVKKIHLHTFHSTFTEPLYPAFGFGRMLELGTDSRCLPSVYLSQFKE